The genome window ACAAAAATCAGCAGGGCACAGAAACAGAACGGATAAACTAGGAGACTAATACATCCGACGCATGACACTGGGCCCGTGCTGGTGGTCTACATGATGCTGGTGAGCAAGTGGCTGACACGGTTCGAGTACGACGCCGCCGGCCGGACGCTGGACGCGGCCGTTGCGGGCTGCTGTTTGACGACGGCGGGGGCAATCGGGCTGGTCCTGCGGCGGTCGCGCTCCTTGACGAGCTCGTGCGCGAACCTCTCCAGCTTCTCGGCGTTGGTCTCCTCCGCCACCTTCTTCCCGCGGAACAGCACCGACTCCACGTTCTTCTGCGATAGCATCTCCTCCGCCACGCACCCGCCCTTCGCCGCGCCCCGGCTCGCTCGCGGTGTCCCCGTCGCCTGTGCAACCATCAGCAGAAAAGGTTAATCGTGCGTCGCGTGCAAGCCTCGCGAACGTCTCATCTCTCGAACTAGTGATTACTTAGGACTGTAAAAGCAGAGGACAGTGCCACTGAACTGGCCATGGTAACACTGACCTGTATGCGGATGTAGTTGTTTGTCCTACTATGTCCGAACGCCATGGCCACGGCCTGATCCACCTAGCGTCAGATGTGAGAGATCTTTAGCGCGGGCGCAAAGAACAAGATGCAAGAATGGACCACGTACTAAGGCTGCCGTGATTCATGTGTGTTTCGTACCATGTCGGCGACGCCCTCAGCGGCGATCTTGACGATCTCGGACGTGGAGGCGCCGCCCCCGGCGGGCCGCTGCTCGCCCTCGCCGCTGCCGATGGAGACGACGACCAGGTCCTCGACGCCCGCGGCGAGGGGGAACTCGCGCTTGTTGTTGAGCACGTGAGTGATGGCAGCCGCCGTGGGGTTGCCGAGCGCGACGCCGCCACCGACGGCCGCGATGCGGGTGGAGCCGTCGGAGGAGCGGACCTCCACCGCGGCGGTCGAGCCGTCCGACCCGGCGCACGTGGCGGCGCACACGTCGCGGAGGCGGAAGTCGTATGCCGGGGTCTCGACGGCGTCGGCGCGCGAGAACAGGAACGGGCCCGCCGTGGCGAGGTCGTAGCACGGGACGAGCACCGTCCGCACCGTGTCCCGCAGCGTGAGGTCGCCGAACAGCTTGCGGAACGCGGCGCTGGGACGGCGGAACAGCGCGCGCAGGCTGCCAGGCCCGCccccgcagccgccgccggaCCACCCGCGCCGGAGGCTGCGGAGCAGGAACGCGAGCGCGTCCTCCGCAGAGAACAACGGCCGCCCGTCCGGGCCGCGCGCGACCAGCATGGCCGcgagcacgccgccggcgccggacCCGGCAGCCACGTCGAAGAAGTCCGCCAGCCGCGCCTCCTGGTCCCCGGTACGCCTCCGCAGCGACGCCTCCAGCCTCACCAGGGCCGTGCCGGCCAGCAGCCCGTCGGCGGCCCGCCCGCCGCCATCAATCGACAGTATACAAACCTTCCCCTTCCCCGCGGCCGTCACCGCCGTCCTTACCGGCGTCGCTTTCCCCGAAGCCACCGTGGCCCCCAGCTGCGGCGACCCTCCGGCGGAGAAGAGCTTGGGGTCGTCGTAGCCGAACAGGAACTTGCTCTCGAGGATGGAGAAGATTTCGTAGGTGAGCTTGTCCACGTCCAGCCCCGCGGCCGGGTCCACCCGCGCCGCCTCCATCTCCGCACCTCGCGCACCTGCACTCGCCGCCAAGACGATCGCGGTTTTGCGTTGCGCGGCCGCGGGCGTGTGTGGAGAGCACTCAGCAGTTGCCAGCACGGGGAGGAAGGTTTTATATATAGAGGCGACCGGGAACGAGGCGCGCGGGCGTGGTTTAGTGGCGTTGACTCAGCGCACCATGGCGCGAGGCCACGGTAATTAACATTTTTTAGGGAAATGAAGACCCGACTGTGAAATCGGTGATGTGAAATCGCTGAGAACCAGCGTCGAACGGGGCTCGAACGTGGGCGCAACAACGTGCTCTGCCCAACTGCGCTAGGCGTGGTCGTGTTCTTGTAGCTCGTGTTACTGCTGTAACTTTTCTAATTACTGTTTCTTAGTTACGGTGGTGTAATGTCTTGTCTGTAATGACAATGCAGGCGTATTAATCGATGGCCTTCCCCTGGGGTGAACAGTGTAGTAGTAGTGATTCGGATGCGAACGTATAGGAGTGCGGTTCGTGTGCCGGTGCTGCTGCAAGACAAGAGGAGTTGCTACATATGTTGCGCATGCACGGACTCCCGGGAGCATGGACGGTTAATTGCGCTCCATCGGATGATCGCCCATTCCATGGTGCTCTGGTTGAACGGAAGTACGGAACTCTGGTGCGCACAGCCTTACCAGAACAACCCGTGCACAGGTGAAAATGGCCAGATGGGGGTTCGGATGTAGCAGCAGATTCGTCCGTTCCCAGGTCTGCTCCACGATCGCCTTTCGCCTCGTCGCCGTGCGCGCGTGCTGATCGACTGCTGACCGGGCGTGCGGTTGCTGGCTTGCTGCCCACCGATCGATCTAGCTTGCCGGCTTCAACTCCTGCAACGCACGATTAAGCCGCTGCCAGGTGAGCCCCGCGGGGGTGGAAAGAGTGCAGTGCCGGCCGCGGGGGGCAGTCGCGTGCACGGAGAAATCGGGGCCAGGAGAGATGCGATCGCGTGGTCGGTCGAGGTGGGGGACGCCCGCCCGCGCTGCGCGCGTACGGGCCTGGTGCGTGCCGGCCGCGGGCGGGGACAGCGCCTGCTCGGCACGTACGTCGTCGGATCCGGCCGCGTCGACCGGCGCGCGCCGCGCTGCCACGCACGGCGCGTAGCAGACCAGCCCCCGTACTATACCCGCGTGCCTCTCGCCCTCTCGCCCGGCCGATCTGCGGTGGTACCACTCGCTCGCTAGTGCAAGCCCGAGCTCGGCGGCGTCGTGTCAATGTGACAATATGCGCCCACGCCGCGCTGTCCGGTGGCATCCTATGTGTGGCCTGTGGTCGCCATTGCCTGGCCTCTGCTGTCTGCGAACAGTGAAGGGATCAGGGGTCTTGATCCTTGCTCGACGAGACAGTTCTCTCTAGTAGATTCTCTCATCCGGGTCTGGGAGtgatttgtttatttttgttgttgttgttgtttatctatctatctatatatatatatatatatatatatatatatatgcagtaTTTATTTGTGTACGCAGTGGAGTTATTATGATGTTGGGCATGCATGCACGGTGCGCCATGCGTGAGCTACTGGTGGGAAAGGTAAATCACTGCATCAATTCTCACTCGGGCTGCAATCTTTTACACG of Phragmites australis chromosome 3, lpPhrAust1.1, whole genome shotgun sequence contains these proteins:
- the LOC133913459 gene encoding patatin-like protein 3, whose protein sequence is MEAARVDPAAGLDVDKLTYEIFSILESKFLFGYDDPKLFSAGGSPQLGATVASGKATPVRTAVTAAGKGKVCILSIDGGGRAADGLLAGTALVRLEASLRRRTGDQEARLADFFDVAAGSGAGGVLAAMLVARGPDGRPLFSAEDALAFLLRSLRRGWSGGGCGGGPGSLRALFRRPSAAFRKLFGDLTLRDTVRTVLVPCYDLATAGPFLFSRADAVETPAYDFRLRDVCAATCAGSDGSTAAVEVRSSDGSTRIAAVGGGVALGNPTAAAITHVLNNKREFPLAAGVEDLVVVSIGSGEGEQRPAGGGASTSEIVKIAAEGVADMVDQAVAMAFGHSRTNNYIRIQATGTPRASRGAAKGGCVAEEMLSQKNVESVLFRGKKVAEETNAEKLERFAHELVKERDRRRTSPIAPAVVKQQPATAASSVRPAASYSNRVSHLLTSIM